DNA sequence from the Clostridiales bacterium genome:
GGGACGAACCATGTCGCTCGAATACGCGATCCTCGGATTCCTCCGTGAGCGGCCCATGACCGGCTACGAGCTCAAGACCGCCTGCTTCGACGTGTCCGCCTCCCACTTCTGGACGGCTGACCAGTCGCAGATCTACCGCACCCTCGACCGGCTGGAAGACCGTGCTCAGGTCTCAGTCAAACGGCAGCGCCAGCGCTCACGGCCCGACCGGCTTATCTACTCGATCACCGCCAGCGGCGCCCGCGATCTCGACACTTGGATCACGCGAGCAGAGCCTCCCCCTCCCGTCCGCGACCCTTTCCTTGTCCGGCTCCGCTTCGCAGAGCATCTCACCGAAGCGGACCTGCTTGGCGTATTGCACGCCCGCCGGGAAACCCTGCAGCAGCGTCTCGAAACGCTAAGGAAACGCGCGAGCGCCTCAACCGTTCATGGTCCCCACGAGCCTGTTGGCCACGCGTCGGTCCTCAGCCGCTTGTCACTCGACGCCGCAATGGCGCGTCTTAGAGCCGAGATCGACTGGATCGACGATTCGGTCGAGATGCTCGCTACTACGTTCGAACAGGAACGAGTGCTCGAGCCGGGCGCACAGGGCCGCTTGTTCGCACCCAAGACCAGCACGCCGGAAGGAGGAGCGCGATGAAGATCATCGCAATCGACACAAGCAGGCGACGGGGCGCCGTGAGCCGCTCGGTCGAGACTGCCGCTACGGCGGCAGAGGCCGCAGGGGCCGTGGTGGAACGGGTGCGCCTTGCGGAACTCGACATTCGCACGTGCACTGGGTGCGGGATGTGCAAGGTCGCCGGATGGTGCAAGATCGAAGACGACCTGAGACACCTCGCGTTACTTATAGACTCCGCCCAGGGTGTGATCATCGGCACTCCATCGTACTTCCGGAGGCCCGAAGAAGTGACATCGGCCCTGCTCGACCGTATTGGCCGCTACTTCGCCGATTCTGGACAATTGCGACTCCCAGGGATGAGCCCGCGGGAGATCGCGCCACGCCCCGTGGCCGCAAATACCCGGCGGGCGGTCATCATCACCGCGTGTTCAGCGCCCGAGCCGCTCGCGACGTTCTTCGGTTACACCACAGGCCCGGTGCGTCACCTGCGCGGCGCATTAGGCGCCGGCGGCATTCGGACCATCGGTTCACTCGCCGTCACGGGCACATGGCGTCAAGCCAAGACACCGGAACCGGAACGCGATACCGCGCGTTCGCTAGGACGGATTCTCGCGGGAAAGATCTAAGACGCCGCACACCGATCCTCGAGCATGCCCGGTCCCACTACTACCGCTCGAGCAGCATCTCCATGACACTGTGCCCAGGATCAACGACAAGACCTGTCTCGCCAGCCGCGAACTCATCGTACGTATTGGCCGCAACTCGCTTCACACCCGGGCCCCATAGCACGAACGGGACTGGCTCACCCACGTGAGTTTTGATCTCAATTGGCGTGGGATGATCAGGCATCGCAAGGATGCGCAGGTCACCGTTGGCGCTTGCCATGACGCGGCTGACGATCTTTGCGTCGATCGCCTCAATCGCGGCTATCTTGGCGGCGGCATCGCCAGCATGTCCCGCCTCATCCGGCGACTCGACGTGGACCACCACCAGGTCGTGTGAGTCGAGCGCCAGGAGCGCGCCTTCCGCCTGCGCGGCGTAGTCTGTGTCGGGGCCGTCCGTCACGCCGACGATCGCGAGCCGCTCGATGCCGAGAAGAACCGCGAGTCCGTTGAGCAGGTCGACACCGGAAGTCATGGCGGCGCGCACGCCGTAGCGCGCAGAGAAGGACGCGAGCCCAGCCGGCGCCTCACCAGGCCAGAACGGCCAGACATCCGTAGGCGCGAGACCCTGTTCGGCTCGCCGCGCCCTGACCGCGCTAGCGGCGACCACCGGACGGG
Encoded proteins:
- a CDS encoding PadR family transcriptional regulator gives rise to the protein MSLEYAILGFLRERPMTGYELKTACFDVSASHFWTADQSQIYRTLDRLEDRAQVSVKRQRQRSRPDRLIYSITASGARDLDTWITRAEPPPPVRDPFLVRLRFAEHLTEADLLGVLHARRETLQQRLETLRKRASASTVHGPHEPVGHASVLSRLSLDAAMARLRAEIDWIDDSVEMLATTFEQERVLEPGAQGRLFAPKTSTPEGGAR
- a CDS encoding flavodoxin family protein — encoded protein: MKIIAIDTSRRRGAVSRSVETAATAAEAAGAVVERVRLAELDIRTCTGCGMCKVAGWCKIEDDLRHLALLIDSAQGVIIGTPSYFRRPEEVTSALLDRIGRYFADSGQLRLPGMSPREIAPRPVAANTRRAVIITACSAPEPLATFFGYTTGPVRHLRGALGAGGIRTIGSLAVTGTWRQAKTPEPERDTARSLGRILAGKI
- a CDS encoding cofactor-independent phosphoglycerate mutase, which translates into the protein MRYCVIILDGAAGWPMPEYGGRTSLQAASTPHLDRLCREGAVGLAQTVPEGAEPSSSAACTSILGYDPISNYVGRGAIEAASMGINLAPDEVALRLNLVTLDDGLMASYSAGHIPTCDSRELVGEIAAVLDDGVTRLYPGIAYRHILVVKGHKELLACRYTPPHDISDKPWADHAPAGAGAELVIDYMERARPVVAASAVRARRAEQGLAPTDVWPFWPGEAPAGLASFSARYGVRAAMTSGVDLLNGLAVLLGIERLAIVGVTDGPDTDYAAQAEGALLALDSHDLVVVHVESPDEAGHAGDAAAKIAAIEAIDAKIVSRVMASANGDLRILAMPDHPTPIEIKTHVGEPVPFVLWGPGVKRVAANTYDEFAAGETGLVVDPGHSVMEMLLER